The following nucleotide sequence is from Myxococcota bacterium.
AAGCTCAGCAACATCCGGCCCGGCGGCGCCTTCACGGGCATGGCCGAGAACTCGGTCTGCTTCGAGCTCAACGGCACCAAGCTCAGCGGCGTGCAGCAGCTGCCGCAGGCGCTGCTCGGCATGGGCAGCGGTGAGTCGTGCCTGAAGTGCCGCCAGCCCGACGGCACGGAGACCACGCGATGCCTGTGAGCCGGCGCGCCCTGGCCGCCGCGCTCGCGGCGCTCGCGCTCTCCGCCGCGAGTCACTCGCGCGCGCAGCAGCCGGCGCCCGCGCCGCCCGCCGTGCCCACGCCCGCGGGCGACACCATGGTCTCGCTCGACTTCCAGGACGCCGACATCACCGAGGTGATCAGCACGATCGCCAAGGCGACCGGCAAGAACTTCCTGTACGACGACCGCGTGCGCGGGCGAGTCACCGTGATCTCGCCCGAGCCGGTGACCGTCGACGAGGCCTACCGCGTGTTCGAGTCGATCCTGGCGGTGAAGGGCTTCACCACGGTGCCCGCGCCGGGCGGCGTGCTGAAGATCCTGCCCCTGCGCGACGCCAAGGAGAACCCGATCGACACGGTGACCGGCGAGCGGCCCACCGAGAACCGCGACACGTTCATCACGCGCCTGCTGCCGCTGCACTACGTGAAGGCCGACGCGATCAGCGACACGCTGAAGCCCCTGGTCTCGAAAGAGGCGAGCGTGATTCCGTACGGCCAGACCAACACGCTGATCATCACCGACGCGGCCGCGAACATCCGGCGACTCAGCGAGATCATCGCGCAGATCGACGTCGCGACTTACCAGGAGCAGATCAAGCTGATCCCGATCCAGTTCGCCGACGCGGCGCAGCTCACCCAGCAGCTGCAGCAGATCTTCGGCGACGAGGGCGGCGGCGGCACGCCCGGCCAGCCGGGGCTGCGGCGCGCGCGGGCATCCGTCCCGCAGCCGGGCAATCCCGGCGTGCCCGGCGTTCCGGGCTCCGACAATCTCGCCACGGGCGCGAGCGAGCCGCGCTTCATTCCCGACGAGCGCACGAACGCGATCGTGGTGATCGCGACCAAGGCCGTGCTGCACGAGATCGAGCGCATCATCACGCTGCTCGACTACAAGCGGAAGGGCGCCGGGCGCATCCACGTGTACCGGCTGAAGAACGCCGACGCCGACGAGATCGCGCAGACACTCTCGAGCCTGGCCACGGGCTCGCCGGGCGGCGGCGGTCTGCGCTCCAGCAGCACGGGGCTCGGCGGCGGCACCACGCGCACCTCGCTCACCGGCCTGGGCGGCACCTCGCAGACCTCCGCCAGCGGCGGGCTGGGCGGCCTGGGCTCGAGCGGACTCACGCCGGGCGCGGCCAGCGCGGTGGCGGAGCTCGGCGACGGCGTGCGCATCACCTCCGACGCGCCCACGAACTCACTCATCATCCAGGCCAGCGCCGAGGCCTACGCGACCATCTCCGAGGTGATCGACGCGCTCGACGTGCGCCGCCCGCAGGTCATGGTCGAGGCCCTGATCATGGAGGTCGACGCCAACCCCAGCCAGGACCTGGGCATCGGCTGGATCACCAACATGGCCACCAAGGACGGCGGCATCGTCGGCATCGGGAGTGAGAGCCAGGACGGCCTGGTCTCGACCACCAGCGCCGACCTCGCGAACGGCCTGTCGAACCCGGGCAGCTTCACCACCGCGCTGCTCGGCAAGACCCTCACGATCGCGAATCCCGATCCCAACGCGCCCGCCGGCAGCACGATCAAGGTGCCCGTCATCCAGGGCGTGATCACCGCCTCGGCGGTCGAGAAGAACGGCAACATCATCTCCGCGCCCACCATCCTCACCGCCGACAAGAAAGAGGCGGAGATCGTGGTCGGCCAGAACATCCCGGTGCCCACCTCGCGCCTCCAGGCTGCGAGCACGACCTCCGACCCGAACAACCCCTTCCAGACCTCGCAGAACATCGCCCGCCAGGACGTCGGCGTGACCCTGCGAGTCACTCCGCAGATCAGCGAGGGCGACACCGTCCGGCTGAACGTCTTCCAGGAGATCAGCGAGGTCCTGCCCGATCCCGACCCCACGCTCGGCCCCACCACCACCAACCGCAAGGTCGAGAACACCGTCTACGTGCGCGACGGCGAGTGCGTGATGATCGGCGGGATCCTGTCCGAGACGCAGAACGACAACGAGTCCAAGGTGCCCTGGCTCGGCGACATTCCGATCCTGGGCTGGGCGTTCAAGGGGACTCACAACGACGGGCGCAAGATCAACCTGCTCGTGCTGCTCACGCCGCGCATCGTGCGCGATCCGCAGGACCTCGAGCGGCTGACCGTCGAGAACCGCGAGCGCTTCAAGTCGGCCTCCGCGCCCGCGATCGACCTCAGCGCCGAAGAGAAGGAAGAGCGGCGCAAGGCGCTCGAGGCCGGCATCCCCCTGCCGATCGATCCCAACCCGGTGCGCCGCGAGCTCGAGCGCCACGACCAGAGATACCCGGTCGAGACGCTGCCGCAGCTGCGCGACGAGTCGATCCAGCGCGAGCAGGAGCGCGAGCAGGAGATCGAGTCTCTCAAGAAGAAGGAGGCGAGCGGCAGCTACCTGGTGCAGGTCGCCCACTTCGCGTCCGCGGAAGAGGCCGTGGAGCTGTTGCAGAAGCTGATCGCCGACGGCTACGACGGCACGGTGTTCTCGCAGAGCGAGCAGGGCGAGACGACGCACTGGGTGCAGCTCGGGCCCTACACGAACGAAGCCAAGGCACAGAGCGTGGCGCGCGATCTGACCGCATCGCGCGGCCTGCCTGCGCTGGTCGTGGTGGAGCCGTAAGTGGCCGCCCCGCTCCAGCTGCGCAGCGCGCTCCTCGAGCACACCTCGCTCACCGAGGACGGGCTGCAGCAAGCGCTCAAGAAGCAGGAGCAGTCGGGCCGGCGACTCACCGACCTGTTGCTCGAGCTCGAGCTCGTGCCCGAAGGCGAGCTGCTGGGCGCGCTGGCCGGCCTGTACGGCATTCCCACGCGCGAGACACTCTCGCCCGAGGAGATCGACGCCGAGCTCGCGACCCAGATCCCGATCTCCTTCGCCAAGCGCCACTTCCTGTTGCCCATCAAGCGCGACGGCGAGCGGCTCGAGGTGGCGGTGGCCGACCCGCTGCTCACCGATCCGCTCGACGACCTGCGCATGATCTACGCCGGCGCGCGCTGCGAGCCGGTGCTCGTGACGCGCCGCGCGATCCTGAGCTGCATCAACCACGTGTACGACCAGGCGTCGTCGGCCGAGGACGTG
It contains:
- the gspD gene encoding type II secretion system secretin GspD, whose protein sequence is MSRRALAAALAALALSAASHSRAQQPAPAPPAVPTPAGDTMVSLDFQDADITEVISTIAKATGKNFLYDDRVRGRVTVISPEPVTVDEAYRVFESILAVKGFTTVPAPGGVLKILPLRDAKENPIDTVTGERPTENRDTFITRLLPLHYVKADAISDTLKPLVSKEASVIPYGQTNTLIITDAAANIRRLSEIIAQIDVATYQEQIKLIPIQFADAAQLTQQLQQIFGDEGGGGTPGQPGLRRARASVPQPGNPGVPGVPGSDNLATGASEPRFIPDERTNAIVVIATKAVLHEIERIITLLDYKRKGAGRIHVYRLKNADADEIAQTLSSLATGSPGGGGLRSSSTGLGGGTTRTSLTGLGGTSQTSASGGLGGLGSSGLTPGAASAVAELGDGVRITSDAPTNSLIIQASAEAYATISEVIDALDVRRPQVMVEALIMEVDANPSQDLGIGWITNMATKDGGIVGIGSESQDGLVSTTSADLANGLSNPGSFTTALLGKTLTIANPDPNAPAGSTIKVPVIQGVITASAVEKNGNIISAPTILTADKKEAEIVVGQNIPVPTSRLQAASTTSDPNNPFQTSQNIARQDVGVTLRVTPQISEGDTVRLNVFQEISEVLPDPDPTLGPTTTNRKVENTVYVRDGECVMIGGILSETQNDNESKVPWLGDIPILGWAFKGTHNDGRKINLLVLLTPRIVRDPQDLERLTVENRERFKSASAPAIDLSAEEKEERRKALEAGIPLPIDPNPVRRELERHDQRYPVETLPQLRDESIQREQEREQEIESLKKKEASGSYLVQVAHFASAEEAVELLQKLIADGYDGTVFSQSEQGETTHWVQLGPYTNEAKAQSVARDLTASRGLPALVVVEP